The following coding sequences lie in one Haladaptatus sp. DJG-WS-42 genomic window:
- a CDS encoding cbb3-type cytochrome c oxidase subunit I: MTTNDRGPVDGEQGSDHIDEALPTPGAEDELVPVEGGLPPAASVKRWLVTTNHKDIGILYTVTALFFLIFGGVLALLIRAQLWMPGESILSATAYNQTVSLHGLIMVFWFLSPLAFGFANYVVPLQLGAKDLAFPRLNSLSYWLYLSSGLLLGVSFFQEGTFSGGWTMYAPLNVPVFTPEVGASTAILALMLFVASVTVSSVNFLTTMHRMRAKGLTLRRMPLFSWTILLTVWMMLFAFAALLAALLILLSDRLLGTTYFLPDNPGGSILWAHLFWFFGHPEVYIVFFPALGVMAETFQTFTGRRLVGRRWFIASMVLVAIQSFMVWMHHMFLTSINLNIKTLFMATTIGISLPFDLMVFALIYTMIKGRIRFTTPFLFSFGALLLFIIGGITGVFLGAVVLDYEFRGTYWVVAHFHYVMVGGVTALFGGLYYWYPKMSGRMYNEFLGKVHFALYFVGFNLLYFPMFIAWETPRRVFEYNVALIGWHQLATIGGFILGASFLVMFYNLTVSLWTGEKAADNPWVYATTAEWAVSSPPPLDNFPGTPSYGSGMLTFSDGTPEATDGGVAVEGHDHHPSHASSWPFVVGVGSFFAFLGLSGFSRGVLAPDFAGGFYVIVGVFGFGLGLYALVSMGLEKFHGPAEPMGERWPFANIENMKLGVWIFLASDVVLFGAFIGSYVFIRVAAGWIAWEPVPHDPVPGLINTYLLLTSSFSIVLALVAAERKNKRLLMATLAATFLLGVGFLINKGIEWYELFHEGLWLSTNIRTSTFFLTTGLHAAHVIVGLIVIVYLFARASRGAYLEDNRSIEYFGLYWHFVDIVWLFLFPLFYIL, translated from the coding sequence ATGACAACCAACGACCGAGGACCAGTGGATGGAGAGCAGGGAAGCGACCATATCGATGAGGCTCTTCCGACACCGGGTGCAGAAGACGAGTTAGTCCCCGTCGAAGGCGGGCTGCCGCCTGCGGCCTCGGTCAAACGCTGGCTCGTCACGACGAACCACAAGGACATCGGCATCCTCTACACCGTGACGGCGCTGTTCTTCCTCATCTTCGGCGGTGTCCTCGCCTTGCTCATCCGCGCCCAACTCTGGATGCCGGGCGAGAGCATTCTCTCTGCGACGGCCTACAACCAGACCGTCTCGCTCCACGGGCTCATCATGGTGTTCTGGTTCCTCTCGCCGCTCGCGTTCGGGTTTGCGAACTACGTCGTCCCACTCCAACTCGGCGCGAAAGACCTCGCATTCCCGCGGCTCAACTCGCTTTCCTACTGGCTCTATCTGTCTTCTGGCCTCTTGCTCGGTGTTTCCTTCTTCCAAGAGGGGACGTTCTCGGGCGGGTGGACGATGTACGCGCCGCTCAACGTGCCCGTGTTCACCCCGGAAGTGGGCGCGAGCACGGCGATTCTCGCGCTCATGTTGTTCGTCGCTTCGGTCACCGTTTCGTCGGTGAACTTCCTCACGACGATGCATCGCATGCGCGCGAAGGGCCTCACGCTCCGGCGGATGCCGCTGTTCTCGTGGACCATCCTGCTCACCGTCTGGATGATGCTGTTCGCGTTCGCCGCGTTGCTCGCCGCGCTGTTGATTCTCCTCTCAGACCGCCTGCTCGGGACCACCTACTTCCTGCCCGACAATCCCGGCGGCTCCATCCTCTGGGCGCACCTGTTCTGGTTCTTCGGCCACCCCGAGGTGTACATCGTCTTCTTCCCCGCCCTTGGAGTGATGGCAGAAACGTTCCAGACGTTCACCGGCCGCCGCCTCGTCGGGCGACGCTGGTTCATCGCCTCGATGGTGCTCGTGGCGATTCAGAGCTTCATGGTGTGGATGCACCACATGTTCCTCACCTCGATTAACCTCAACATCAAGACGCTGTTCATGGCGACTACCATCGGCATCTCGCTGCCCTTCGACCTGATGGTGTTCGCGCTCATCTACACCATGATAAAGGGCAGAATACGCTTTACGACGCCCTTCTTGTTCTCGTTTGGAGCACTCTTGCTGTTCATCATCGGCGGCATCACTGGGGTGTTCCTCGGCGCAGTCGTCCTTGACTACGAGTTCCGGGGCACCTACTGGGTCGTCGCCCACTTCCACTACGTGATGGTCGGCGGCGTCACCGCGCTGTTCGGTGGCCTCTACTACTGGTACCCGAAAATGAGCGGGCGGATGTACAACGAGTTCCTCGGGAAGGTGCACTTTGCGCTCTACTTCGTCGGGTTCAACCTGCTCTACTTCCCGATGTTCATCGCGTGGGAGACCCCGCGTCGGGTGTTCGAGTACAACGTCGCGCTCATTGGCTGGCACCAACTGGCCACGATTGGTGGGTTCATCCTCGGGGCGTCGTTCCTCGTGATGTTCTACAACCTCACGGTGAGCCTCTGGACGGGCGAAAAAGCAGCGGACAATCCGTGGGTGTACGCCACAACCGCAGAGTGGGCCGTCTCCTCGCCGCCGCCGCTTGATAACTTCCCCGGCACCCCGAGCTACGGGTCGGGGATGCTCACCTTCTCCGACGGCACGCCCGAAGCCACCGACGGCGGAGTTGCCGTCGAGGGGCACGACCACCACCCGAGCCACGCAAGCAGCTGGCCGTTCGTCGTCGGTGTGGGGTCGTTCTTTGCGTTCCTCGGGCTGTCAGGGTTCAGCAGAGGCGTTCTCGCGCCCGACTTCGCGGGTGGCTTCTACGTCATCGTGGGCGTGTTCGGCTTTGGTCTTGGTCTCTACGCGCTCGTCTCGATGGGGCTAGAGAAGTTCCACGGCCCGGCAGAACCGATGGGCGAGCGTTGGCCGTTTGCGAACATCGAGAACATGAAACTCGGCGTCTGGATTTTCCTTGCCTCTGACGTGGTGCTCTTTGGCGCGTTCATTGGGTCGTACGTGTTCATCCGCGTCGCCGCAGGCTGGATCGCGTGGGAGCCGGTTCCCCACGACCCTGTGCCGGGGCTGATTAACACCTACCTCCTGCTCACGAGCAGTTTCAGCATTGTGCTCGCGCTCGTCGCCGCCGAACGAAAGAACAAGCGCCTGCTCATGGCGACGCTCGCCGCGACGTTCCTCCTCGGCGTGGGCTTCCTCATCAACAAGGGAATCGAGTGGTACGAACTGTTCCACGAAGGCCTCTGGCTGTCGACGAACATCCGCACCTCGACGTTCTTCCTCACGACGGGGTTACACGCCGCCCACGTCATCGTCGGCCTCATCGTCATCGTCTATCTGTTCGCGCGCGCCTCGCGGGGGGCATACCTTGAGGACAACCGCTCTATCGAGTACTTCGGGCTGTACTGGCACTTTGTCGATATTGTCTGGTTGTTCCTCTTCCCGCTGTTCTACATCCTGTAG
- the argH gene encoding argininosuccinate lyase: MVEESADGDVVRRERFSGGPARGFLSSMDADTRIFTADLEVDRAHVLMLAEQGIIGEDEAGQILQALNVVEVEGFSALPDGEDIHAAIETAVIGQIGPVGGKMHTARSRNDEVAACIRHRFREDLLDAAAATLALREMLCEVAEEHAETLMPGFTHLQPAQPTTIGHYLLSYEQALSRDTARLMDAYARVNQSPLGGAAFAGTPFDIDRERTAELLGFDGVLENSMDASSARDFLVEGVSALATLATTLSGLAEDIIVFANKGYVELSDDYSSTSSIMPQKKNPDTLELVRSTAGNASAGLNGLLTTLKGLPRAYNRDLQNATPHAWAAADAVVEATNVAAGAVATADWQEDYLATEAGAGFSTATGVADLLAMSGVPFRTAHEVVATAAEEGQDYETIAAAAEDLLGAPLSDYVSQEAVEAALDPAASVESRDSQGGPAAEAVAAHLAAATEALDSDQECVAYHREQLTTTRAKLHDEVNQYV; the protein is encoded by the coding sequence ATGGTAGAGGAGTCCGCAGACGGTGACGTGGTTCGCCGGGAACGCTTCAGCGGCGGCCCTGCCCGCGGATTCCTCTCCTCGATGGACGCAGACACTCGCATTTTCACGGCCGACTTAGAGGTCGACCGCGCCCACGTCCTGATGCTCGCAGAACAGGGCATCATCGGCGAGGACGAGGCAGGCCAGATTCTGCAGGCGCTCAACGTCGTCGAAGTGGAGGGCTTTTCGGCACTCCCGGACGGCGAGGACATCCATGCCGCAATCGAGACGGCGGTCATCGGCCAGATTGGCCCTGTCGGCGGCAAGATGCACACCGCCCGCAGTCGCAACGACGAGGTGGCGGCGTGCATCCGCCACCGGTTCCGCGAAGACCTCCTCGACGCCGCAGCGGCGACCCTCGCGCTGCGCGAGATGCTCTGTGAAGTGGCTGAGGAACACGCGGAAACGCTGATGCCCGGCTTCACTCACCTTCAGCCCGCCCAACCAACGACGATTGGCCACTACCTGCTCAGCTACGAGCAGGCACTGAGCCGGGATACGGCGCGGCTCATGGACGCCTACGCACGCGTGAATCAGTCACCTCTCGGCGGGGCGGCCTTTGCGGGCACGCCGTTCGACATCGACCGCGAGCGCACCGCCGAGTTACTGGGATTCGACGGCGTCCTCGAAAACTCGATGGACGCGAGTTCGGCCCGCGACTTCCTCGTAGAAGGCGTAAGCGCGCTCGCAACGCTTGCAACGACGCTGTCTGGGCTCGCAGAGGACATCATCGTGTTCGCGAACAAGGGGTACGTCGAACTGTCTGATGACTACTCCTCGACCTCCTCGATTATGCCCCAGAAGAAAAACCCCGACACGCTCGAACTCGTGCGTTCGACGGCGGGCAACGCGAGCGCGGGGCTGAACGGCCTGCTCACGACGCTGAAGGGGCTGCCCCGCGCGTACAACCGCGACTTACAGAACGCGACGCCCCACGCGTGGGCGGCCGCGGACGCTGTAGTCGAAGCGACGAACGTCGCGGCGGGTGCGGTGGCGACGGCCGACTGGCAGGAAGACTACCTCGCCACGGAGGCGGGAGCTGGCTTCTCGACGGCGACCGGCGTCGCCGACCTGCTTGCGATGTCCGGCGTCCCATTCCGCACGGCCCACGAGGTCGTGGCGACCGCGGCGGAGGAAGGCCAAGACTACGAGACGATTGCGGCGGCCGCAGAGGACCTGCTCGGCGCGCCGCTCTCTGACTACGTTTCACAGGAAGCCGTCGAAGCAGCGCTCGACCCTGCAGCCAGTGTCGAGAGCCGTGACTCGCAGGGTGGCCCCGCCGCAGAGGCGGTGGCGGCCCACCTCGCGGCGGCGACCGAAGCACTCGACTCAGACCAGGAGTGCGTGGCATACCACCGTGAGCAGCTCACGACGACCCGCGCCAAACTCCACGACGAGGTGAATCAGTATGTGTGA
- the coxB gene encoding cytochrome c oxidase subunit II: MIWVPLVTSIFLASGLGGLIPGGTRANVFERIFVVFLILGTLVGVVVITYMLYNAYKYRDRPALAESDAKDRPRLGEIPTGGGGGRKLFVSFFLSSIIVLSLITWTYGTLLFVEAGDVPQEDEFVVKVTGFQFGWKFEYPNGHTTSGELRIPEGQRIRLLGTSEDVFHAFGIPGLRVKMDTIPGQETSTWVLADEPGSYQAQCYELCGVGHSYMTADIIVMENADFEAWYANTTATANETATANQTVAA, from the coding sequence ATGATTTGGGTGCCACTTGTCACGAGTATTTTCCTCGCGTCTGGGCTTGGGGGGCTCATTCCGGGGGGGACGCGCGCGAACGTGTTTGAACGAATCTTCGTGGTATTCCTCATCCTCGGCACGCTCGTCGGGGTTGTCGTTATCACCTACATGTTGTACAATGCGTACAAGTACCGCGACCGACCCGCCCTCGCAGAGTCGGACGCGAAAGACCGCCCACGTCTCGGCGAGATTCCGACCGGCGGTGGTGGCGGGCGAAAACTGTTTGTCTCGTTTTTCTTGAGCTCGATTATCGTGCTCTCGCTTATCACCTGGACCTACGGAACGTTGCTGTTCGTCGAAGCCGGAGACGTCCCCCAAGAAGACGAGTTTGTCGTCAAAGTCACCGGCTTCCAGTTCGGCTGGAAGTTTGAGTACCCGAACGGGCACACAACGTCGGGTGAGCTGCGCATTCCAGAGGGCCAGCGCATCCGCCTTCTCGGCACCTCTGAGGACGTGTTTCACGCCTTTGGCATCCCTGGGTTGCGGGTGAAAATGGACACCATCCCCGGCCAAGAGACCTCAACGTGGGTGCTGGCGGATGAACCGGGGTCGTACCAAGCGCAGTGTTACGAACTCTGCGGGGTGGGCCACTCCTACATGACGGCTGACATCATCGTCATGGAGAACGCTGACTTCGAGGCGTGGTACGCGAACACGACGGCGACAGCGAACGAAACGGCGACGGCAAATCAAACGGTGGCAGCATGA
- a CDS encoding 2'-5' RNA ligase family protein, whose protein sequence is MYSLNVPVPGEVSRLAADLFPQLVGFDRIRERHTLLAKRLGDEEFYTLETRLRQALSGAPAFEVQVTGIDQFDQPTRGPGPVVYLAVESPGLMDLHNRLTETFTTIDGLEGNDYTPHITLGRGGTLSATIEPITWTVSQLELFDAKHREVASRIRLPA, encoded by the coding sequence GTGTACAGCCTGAACGTCCCAGTTCCTGGTGAGGTGTCGCGCCTCGCTGCGGACCTGTTTCCACAGCTTGTTGGCTTCGACCGGATTCGCGAGCGCCACACCTTGCTCGCAAAACGGCTGGGTGACGAAGAGTTTTACACGCTTGAGACACGGCTCCGACAGGCGCTCTCGGGTGCACCCGCCTTCGAAGTGCAGGTGACGGGCATCGACCAGTTCGACCAGCCAACGCGTGGCCCCGGGCCGGTCGTCTACCTCGCCGTCGAAAGCCCCGGCCTCATGGACCTCCACAACCGTCTCACGGAGACGTTCACGACTATCGACGGGCTTGAGGGTAACGACTACACCCCACACATCACCCTTGGGCGCGGCGGGACGCTTTCTGCGACCATCGAACCGATTACGTGGACGGTCTCACAGCTCGAGTTGTTCGACGCGAAACACCGCGAAGTCGCAAGCCGGATTCGCCTTCCCGCTTAG
- a CDS encoding cytochrome C oxidase subunit IV family protein — MTSTKLYAAIYVVLFVMATAQVLIEFANLAYWVAFGVIIVLSFVKALFVAGYYQHLLSEPRSVSFVMLIGLLAALALTLAASYSIT, encoded by the coding sequence ATGACATCCACAAAACTCTACGCGGCAATCTACGTCGTCCTCTTCGTGATGGCGACGGCACAGGTGTTAATCGAATTCGCAAACCTCGCCTACTGGGTGGCGTTTGGCGTCATCATCGTCCTCTCGTTCGTGAAGGCGTTGTTCGTCGCGGGCTACTACCAGCACTTGCTCAGCGAACCGCGCTCTGTGAGCTTCGTCATGCTCATTGGCCTGCTCGCCGCGCTCGCGCTCACCCTCGCGGCGTCGTATTCGATCACATGA
- the lysX gene encoding lysine biosynthesis protein LysX, translating into MNVGILYSRIRKDEKLLLAELRERGHGVTKIDVRKVQFGLTEAPEIFDDVDIVLDRCLATSRSKYATQYVAAYGIPVVNSPETAEVCADKAKNSLALAQAGVPTPATDVAFTKESAMESIEKFGYPCVLKPVVGSWGRLMAKLDSRDAAEAILEHKATLGHYEHKVFYIQEFVDKPGRDIRVLATDGEPIAAMVRSSDHWLTNAAKGATTESFELDDEAKELVKKASDAVGGGLLGIDLMETGDGYTVHEVNHTVEFKALTDATDVDVPAKVVDWLESKVKVEVPA; encoded by the coding sequence ATGAACGTTGGCATCCTCTACTCGCGTATCCGCAAAGACGAGAAACTCCTGCTCGCAGAACTCCGCGAGCGCGGCCACGGGGTCACGAAAATCGACGTCCGCAAGGTGCAGTTCGGGCTGACCGAAGCACCCGAAATCTTCGACGACGTCGACATCGTCTTAGACCGCTGTCTCGCCACGAGCCGGAGCAAGTACGCAACCCAGTACGTCGCCGCCTACGGCATCCCGGTCGTAAACAGCCCGGAGACCGCTGAGGTGTGCGCCGACAAGGCGAAAAACAGCCTCGCACTCGCACAGGCGGGCGTGCCGACGCCCGCGACGGACGTGGCGTTCACCAAAGAGAGCGCGATGGAGTCCATCGAGAAGTTCGGCTACCCCTGCGTGCTCAAGCCCGTCGTCGGCTCGTGGGGCCGCCTGATGGCCAAACTCGACTCGCGTGACGCAGCCGAAGCCATCTTAGAACACAAAGCAACGCTTGGCCACTACGAGCACAAGGTGTTCTACATCCAGGAGTTCGTGGACAAACCCGGCCGCGACATCCGCGTGCTCGCAACCGATGGCGAACCCATCGCCGCGATGGTGCGCAGTTCAGACCACTGGCTCACCAACGCCGCGAAGGGCGCGACGACGGAATCGTTCGAGCTCGACGATGAAGCGAAAGAACTCGTCAAGAAAGCAAGCGACGCCGTCGGCGGCGGTCTGCTCGGCATTGATCTCATGGAGACCGGTGATGGCTACACCGTCCACGAGGTCAACCACACCGTCGAGTTCAAGGCGCTCACCGACGCGACGGACGTAGACGTGCCCGCGAAGGTCGTCGACTGGCTCGAATCCAAAGTGAAGGTCGAGGTTCCTGCCTGA
- a CDS encoding argininosuccinate synthase, with translation MTTESTKIALAFSGGLDTTVCVPLLKEEYGYDEVVGITVDVGQPEAEFDEAEETADALDLEHYVIDAKAEFANLCLDAVKANADYQGYPLGTALARPIIAEAILAKAKEVGCTGIAHGCTGKGNDQLRFEAVWRESDLEVIAPVRELGLTREWEIEYAAEKNLPVESGNEGAWSIDTNLWSRSVEGDDLEDPAYVPPEDIYEWTTAPTGETELVEITFENGYPVAVDGEEMDAVSLIEYLNEFAGKFGIGRTDLMEDRMLGLKVRENYEHPAATVLLNAHEGLEQLVLTKEERSFKTQIDNQWAEKAYEGLINAPLVTALEGFINTTQERVTGTVTVKFQGGQARVVARESEYAVYSESAASFNTETVDGITQADATGVAKYHGFQSRLANSILQGAKQEAPTPMADGGEDQ, from the coding sequence ATGACCACAGAATCCACCAAAATCGCCCTCGCCTTCTCCGGCGGGCTCGACACGACCGTTTGCGTCCCACTGCTCAAAGAAGAATACGGCTACGACGAAGTCGTCGGCATCACCGTCGACGTTGGCCAGCCAGAAGCTGAGTTCGACGAGGCAGAAGAGACCGCCGACGCCCTCGACTTAGAACACTACGTCATCGACGCGAAAGCCGAGTTCGCAAACCTCTGTCTCGACGCCGTCAAAGCGAACGCAGACTATCAGGGCTACCCGCTCGGCACCGCCCTCGCCCGTCCAATCATCGCCGAAGCCATCCTCGCAAAGGCAAAAGAAGTCGGCTGTACCGGCATCGCCCACGGCTGTACGGGCAAGGGCAACGACCAACTGCGCTTCGAGGCCGTCTGGCGCGAATCAGACTTAGAAGTCATCGCCCCCGTGCGCGAACTCGGCCTCACCCGCGAGTGGGAAATCGAGTACGCAGCAGAGAAGAACCTCCCCGTCGAGAGCGGCAACGAGGGCGCGTGGAGTATCGACACGAACCTCTGGAGTCGCTCGGTCGAAGGCGACGACTTAGAAGACCCCGCCTACGTCCCGCCTGAGGACATCTACGAGTGGACGACCGCGCCGACCGGCGAGACCGAACTCGTCGAAATTACGTTCGAAAACGGCTACCCGGTTGCCGTAGACGGCGAGGAGATGGACGCCGTCTCGCTCATTGAGTACCTGAACGAGTTTGCGGGCAAGTTCGGCATCGGCCGCACCGACCTGATGGAAGACCGCATGCTCGGGCTCAAAGTGCGCGAGAACTACGAGCACCCCGCCGCGACGGTGCTCCTGAACGCCCACGAAGGCTTAGAACAGCTCGTCCTCACCAAAGAAGAGCGCTCGTTCAAGACGCAGATCGACAACCAGTGGGCCGAGAAAGCCTACGAGGGCCTCATCAACGCCCCGCTCGTCACGGCGCTCGAAGGGTTCATCAACACGACCCAAGAGCGCGTCACGGGCACGGTCACCGTGAAATTCCAGGGTGGCCAAGCGCGCGTCGTCGCCCGCGAGAGCGAGTACGCGGTGTACTCGGAATCGGCCGCCTCGTTCAACACCGAGACGGTCGACGGCATCACGCAGGCCGACGCGACGGGCGTCGCAAAGTACCACGGCTTCCAGTCGCGTCTGGCGAACTCGATTCTCCAAGGCGCGAAGCAGGAAGCACCAACGCCGATGGCAGACGGCGGCGAGGACCAGTGA
- the lysW gene encoding lysine biosynthesis protein LysW, translating into MAECVECGADVALHDDLEVGEIVDCTTCGAELEVVDVNPPVLEKAPELEEDWGE; encoded by the coding sequence ATGGCAGAATGTGTCGAATGTGGAGCCGACGTGGCGCTTCACGACGACTTAGAAGTTGGCGAAATCGTAGATTGCACAACCTGTGGCGCTGAACTCGAAGTAGTGGACGTCAACCCGCCGGTCCTCGAGAAGGCCCCTGAGCTGGAAGAGGACTGGGGGGAGTAA
- a CDS encoding DUF6789 family protein — protein MAENDAQYLGEMSEDVADPDFDHLTGVITDGFVGAVGGLVGTAAMTMGLLVGASLNVFDVSEFASFATLLGLDALYPANPTAVGYVIFVLGGMVVWPLLLASLGSYLPGEKFALKGVSFGFVLWTGFAPAFYPGYAGLALVLYLVVTLLAHFAYGFTLGAVFDYLSTRPKTLV, from the coding sequence ATGGCCGAAAACGATGCGCAATATTTAGGAGAAATGTCAGAGGACGTGGCAGACCCGGACTTTGACCACTTGACCGGTGTCATCACCGATGGCTTCGTCGGCGCGGTTGGCGGGCTGGTTGGGACGGCGGCGATGACGATGGGGTTGCTCGTTGGCGCTTCGCTCAATGTGTTCGACGTGAGTGAGTTCGCTTCGTTTGCGACACTGCTCGGCCTCGATGCGCTCTATCCCGCGAATCCGACGGCCGTTGGCTACGTCATTTTCGTGCTCGGTGGGATGGTGGTTTGGCCGCTGTTGCTCGCCTCGCTCGGGTCGTATCTTCCGGGCGAAAAATTCGCCCTCAAGGGCGTCTCCTTTGGGTTCGTGCTCTGGACTGGCTTTGCGCCCGCGTTCTACCCCGGCTACGCCGGGCTCGCGCTCGTGCTCTACCTCGTGGTGACGCTGTTGGCCCACTTCGCCTACGGTTTCACTCTCGGCGCAGTGTTTGACTACCTCTCGACGCGGCCGAAGACGCTCGTCTAA